In one Brevibacillus composti genomic region, the following are encoded:
- a CDS encoding SurA N-terminal domain-containing protein, translating into MKKLAISLSVVALVGSALAFSSFATDEQTDIFRSLKAELMDINATKEMSLAQVENEDITNKEFQIYKAYMNANLKLNNIQGKLSDSELLKDLVIDKLLVQEAENQGVAVSLKDAEVHSQEMRKILENTDDEKAKDFQKNVIEVTGLSEEEYWKKHAPNAYRNQLSIENLIEKLVQDGVLPNATEDPDSFDKAYRNYKEDLYESHSKNVKIFTDEIQLKD; encoded by the coding sequence ATGAAAAAACTAGCTATTTCCCTTTCCGTAGTTGCTTTAGTAGGCTCAGCTCTGGCGTTCTCCTCTTTCGCAACTGATGAGCAGACCGACATATTTCGTTCACTTAAAGCTGAACTCATGGATATAAACGCCACCAAAGAAATGAGCTTAGCGCAGGTTGAAAATGAAGATATCACGAATAAAGAATTTCAGATCTACAAAGCGTACATGAATGCTAATCTAAAACTCAATAACATCCAAGGAAAATTGTCAGATAGTGAGTTGTTGAAGGATTTGGTAATAGATAAGCTGCTTGTTCAAGAGGCCGAAAATCAAGGTGTAGCTGTTAGTTTAAAGGATGCAGAAGTACATTCCCAAGAGATGAGAAAAATATTGGAGAATACAGACGATGAAAAAGCAAAAGATTTCCAAAAGAATGTCATCGAGGTAACTGGTTTAAGTGAGGAGGAGTATTGGAAAAAACATGCTCCAAACGCTTACAGAAATCAGCTCAGCATCGAAAATTTGATTGAAAAACTTGTTCAAGACGGAGTACTTCCGAATGCGACTGAAGATCCTGACTCCTTTGACAAGGCATATCGGAATTACAAAGAAGATCTGTACGAAAGCCACTCTAAAAACGTGAAGATTTTTACCGATGAAATCCAATTAAAAGACTAA
- a CDS encoding Zn-dependent hydrolase, producing MINPERLWDRLMRLGELGKQESGGITRLSFTPEERAAKDLVRSFMEEAGLAVREDAVGNLIGRREGRNPEAPVVLVGSHIDSVYNGGNFDGPLGVLAGVEMLHAMAEQNVVTEHPIEVIAFTDEEGTRFRYGMIGSRGIAGILERSELEHRDDEGISIAEAMRQSGLDPDAIHEAARPKGSVKAYVELHIEQGKVLESRGLSVGVVSGVAGPLWVKFILEGEAGHAGATPMSLRRDPLAAAAEIMLAIEAAAGKTDAAVGTVGQMQVFPGGVNVIPGRVEFSLDLRDVDQAILDQVEAEIHHMTEKICEKRGISYKIELLQRIPPVVCSEEIQLAARNACELLGFEPFTLPSGAGHDCMQLTSLCPVGMIFARSQKGISHNPAEYTTKEDCANGANVLYHTVLSLAQKA from the coding sequence ATGATCAATCCGGAGCGTTTGTGGGATCGGTTAATGCGTCTGGGGGAACTCGGAAAGCAAGAGTCGGGCGGCATCACGAGGCTGAGCTTCACCCCGGAGGAGAGGGCGGCGAAAGACCTCGTTCGCTCGTTTATGGAAGAGGCGGGTCTCGCTGTTCGTGAAGATGCGGTAGGCAATCTGATCGGCAGACGGGAGGGACGGAATCCGGAGGCGCCGGTCGTCCTGGTCGGCTCGCATATCGATTCTGTTTACAACGGCGGCAATTTTGACGGCCCGCTGGGAGTGCTGGCAGGAGTGGAGATGCTCCATGCGATGGCCGAACAAAATGTCGTGACCGAACACCCGATCGAAGTAATCGCCTTTACCGACGAAGAGGGGACGCGTTTTCGCTACGGCATGATCGGAAGCCGCGGCATCGCCGGCATCCTGGAGCGAAGCGAGCTGGAGCATCGCGACGATGAGGGCATCTCGATCGCGGAGGCGATGCGGCAAAGCGGTCTGGACCCCGATGCCATCCACGAGGCGGCACGCCCCAAAGGCAGCGTCAAGGCCTATGTCGAGCTTCATATTGAACAGGGCAAGGTGCTGGAGTCCCGCGGTCTCTCCGTGGGCGTCGTCAGCGGCGTAGCAGGCCCCCTCTGGGTCAAATTTATCCTCGAAGGCGAAGCCGGTCATGCGGGAGCGACGCCGATGTCACTCCGCCGCGATCCGCTGGCGGCGGCAGCCGAGATCATGCTGGCCATCGAAGCGGCGGCGGGCAAAACCGATGCGGCTGTCGGGACGGTGGGTCAGATGCAGGTATTCCCGGGCGGCGTGAACGTCATCCCCGGACGGGTCGAGTTCTCCCTCGATCTGCGCGATGTCGATCAGGCCATCCTCGATCAGGTCGAAGCCGAGATTCATCACATGACCGAGAAAATTTGCGAAAAACGAGGCATCTCTTACAAAATAGAGCTCTTGCAGCGTATCCCGCCCGTTGTCTGTTCCGAAGAAATCCAACTGGCTGCCCGGAACGCCTGCGAATTGCTCGGTTTTGAACCATTTACCCTTCCGAGCGGAGCCGGACATGATTGCATGCAATTGACCAGCCTCTGCCCGGTCGGCATGATTTTTGCCCGCTCACAGAAGGGCATCAGCCACAATCCGGCTGAATATACCACCAAAGAAGACTGTGCAAACGGGGCAAATGTCCTGTATCATACCGTACTTTCTCTGGCGCAAAAAGCGTAA